A section of the Sphaerodactylus townsendi isolate TG3544 linkage group LG11, MPM_Stown_v2.3, whole genome shotgun sequence genome encodes:
- the STK31 gene encoding serine/threonine-protein kinase 31 isoform X2: MNRHRDMLDITCALTEICPQANSVFGNPDLSKVYGGCFSEDKCWYRCKVLQVINHEKCQVLYIDYGNYETLNRSQIVEIPANLQFPSVAKKYRLWGLQISVNQDLNQFDQGKKFLNSLIFEKEVKIRWKDVCDDGTVLALAEYGVLNIGEEMVKKGFAERSRCPISSNTSQLRNAKTTPSLRSNRATPPASSRVKGGTGDMPLNSCNENNTANHVPFIKEKMMACDLNKTSNISLAKIKQEQKIIEENLRLKEENQNLKSTVDKLNCELEAKEKTHKETLSTYVGAIMRNLAVKFEKLKDIRHAAMSDCLEEDLSEAVKAVTEECLAVPPSLENLEKIWAEYNTAQEEIRSCKYKDEVQNLILQRNEMQQKLYCAVKEFIVEVDKLPISERLETLQRSQEYLEAVYGEAHEGESSERVFEEFFEWKCIKMEELNRVRSASDASLQDFVTCFNRIITFFDITSETLLKSEDSIFNMDDVLKRVDLGISQELDASLVEQDEADKQIILTVYNAVIQRIHQEQHLLNTVYHRYRDSVEFKAQIVAWLDQSPNIDDLLLVKKRLKNKKAQLRWKLVEKSNLEESEDYSESEMAKIKDEIAGLRNNIFQDIYQEQEEYEKLNHLVHRWFPELPLLHPEAGILKYMNSKGLLTVSLERDLLDAEPMKELSTKHSLVCSEFQGQKVLLKGYVVDINTETGVIKRAAEYHKAWRELKEESGLMHLMFLFLGRYEPLAYIMVPYYAGASLGALQRSIPLTPDEILKVMKGVARGLHTLHSANVVHGSLHESNVFAVNREQGIVGDFDFSKTVDQRVSVNYVLTNGLSLTSPEIKSGKPPSPASDMYAYGCLLYWLFVGNLELKRNSDGTPQMDENNLDDKIRSLLLALLCCDNRMTSEQVLQDDCFLLPSSSPVPPDEPEVEPAECGSGGESADTGIGSGDLLGSEPEPSSETAALDID, from the exons ATGAATAGACATCGCGACATGTTGGACATCACCTGTGCTCTAACTGAAATTTGTCCTCAAGCCAACTCAGTTTTTGGTAATCCTGATCTTTCCAAG GTTTATGGTGGGTGCTTTTCTGAAGATAAATGCTGGTACAGATGTAAAGTGCTACAGGTTATCAATCATGAAAAG TGTCAGGTATTATATATCGATTATGGGAACTACGAGACTCTTAACCGGTCACAAATAGTAGAAATACCTGCGAACTTGCAGTTTCCTAGTGTGGCCAAAAAATACAGATTGTGGGGATTACAGATTTCAGTTAATCAAGATTTGAATCAGTTTGACCAG GGGAAGAAGTTCCTGAATAGcttgatttttgaaaaagaagtgAAAATAAGGTGGAAAGACGTATGTGATGATGGTACCGTTCTTGCCCTGGCAGAATATGGTGTACTAAATATTGGGGAAGAAATGGTTAAGAAAGGATTTGCTGAAAGATCCAGGTGTCCTATAAGCAGCAATACATCTCAGTTGAGGAATGCAAAAACAACACCTTCACTGAGGTCAAACAGAGCTACCCCTCCAGCAAGCAGTAGAGTTAAAGGGGGAACTggtgatatgcctctgaacagTTGCAATGAGAATAATACTGCAAATCATGTACCGTTTATCAA GGAAAAAATGATGGCTTGTGATCTGAACAAAACATCGAACATTAGCCTGGCAAAAATCAAACAAGAGCAAAAGATTATAGAGGAGAATCTAAGGCTGAAAGAAGAGAATCAGAATCTTAAATCAACGGTTGATAAGCTGAACTGTGAACTGGAG GCAAAGGAGAAAACTCATAAGGAAACATTGTCTACATATGTTGGAGCTATTATGAGAAATTTGGCTGTGAAGTTTGAGAAGCTCAAAGACATTAG GCATGCTGCTATGAGTGATTGCCTTGAAGAAGACCTTTCAGAAGCTGTAAAAGCAGTAACAGAAGAATGTCTCGCTGTTCCTCCCTCTTTGGAAAACTTGGAGAAGATTTGGGCAGAATATAACACTGCTCAGGAGGAAATACGCTCATGCAAATATAAG GATGAAGTACAAAACTTGATTCTTCAAAGAAATGAAATGCAGCAGAAGTTATACTGTGCAGTAAAAGAATTCATTGTGGAAGTAGACAAGTTGCCCATTTCTGAACGTCTAGAAACTTTACAG AGATCGCAAGAGTATTTGGAGGCTGTGTATGGAGAAGCTCATgaaggagagagttctgagagagtgtTTGAGGAGTTCTTTGAATGGAAATGCATTAAGATGGAGGAATTAAACCGTGTCAGAAGTGCTTCAGATGCCTCTCTGCAAGATTTTGTAACTTGCTTCAACAGGATAATTACG TTCTTTGACATAACATCAGAAACACTTTTGAAATCTGAAGATTCCATTTTCAACATGGATGATGTTCTCAAGAGGGTTGACTTGGGTATTTCTCAAGAACTGGATGCTTCCTTGGTA GAGCAAGATGAAGCTGATAAACAAATAATCTTGACTGTGTACAATGCAGTAATACAGAGGATCCACCAAGAGCAACATCTCCTGAATACAGTGTATCACAGATATCGGGACAGTGTTGAG TTCAAAGCACAGATTGTGGCGTGGCTGGATCAAAGTCCCAACATTGATGATTTGTTACTGGTTAAGAAGAGATTGAAAAACAAAAAGGCCCAGCTAAGGTGGAAGCTGGTTGAGAAGAGCAACTTGGAAGAA TCTGAGGATTACAGTGAGTCTGAAATGGCGAAAATAAAAGACGAAATTGCTGGACTACGTAATAATATCTTTCAGGATATATaccaagaacaagaagaatat GAGAAGCTTAATCACCTGGTGCACAGATGGTTCCCTGAGCTGCCACTCCTTCATCCAGAAGCAGGAATTCTGAAGTATATG AACTCAAAAGGCCTTCTCACAGTCAGTTTGGAGCGTGATCTTTTAGATGCTGAACCAATGAAGGAACTAAGCACAAAACACTCTCTAGTTTGCTCTGAGTTTCAAGGGCAGAAAGTCCTCCTAAAG GGTTATGTTGTAGATATTAATACAGAAACAGGAGTGATTAAAAGAGCAGCGGAGTATCACAAAGCCTGGAGAGAATTAAAGGAGGAATCTGGTTTAATGCATCTCATGTTCCTGTTCTTAGGCAGG TATGAGCCATTGGCATATATAATGGTCCCATATTATGCTGGAGCAAGTCTGGGTGCATTGCAGAGAAGCATTCCTTTAACTCCAGAC GAGATCTTGAAAGTAATGAAAGGAGTAGCCAGAGGTCTGCATACGTTACATTCAGCAAATGTGGTACATGGCTCGCTGCATGAAAGCAATGTGTTTGCTGTAAACCGGGAGCAAGGAATTGTTGGAGACTTCGATTTCAGCAAAACAGTG GATCAGCGTGTTTCAGTGAATTATGTGCTAACAAATGGTTTGAGTTTAACTTCTCCTGAAATAAAAAGTGGAAAGCCACCATCTCCAGCTTCAGATATGTATGCTTATGGCTGTTTACTTTACTGG ttgTTTGTTGGGAACCTGGAGTTAAAAAGAAACAGTGATGGAACTCCCCAGATGGATGAGAATAATCTG GACGATAAGATTAGATCTCTGCTTTTGGCTCTCCTCTGCTGTGACAATCGAATGACCTCCGAGCAGGTCCTGCAGGATGactgtttcctgctgccttcctcaAGCCCAGTTCCACCAGATGAACCAGAAGTTGAACCAGCTGAATGTGGAAGTGGAGGAGAGAGTGCAGATACTGGAATAGGATCTGGTGACTTGCTGGGTAGTGAGCCAGAACCTTCTTCAGAGACTGCAGCGCTAGATATTGACTAG
- the STK31 gene encoding serine/threonine-protein kinase 31 isoform X1, with protein sequence MEEDSLCDKVENVIGCFVEDAVTFWAQNMNRHRDMLDITCALTEICPQANSVFGNPDLSKVYGGCFSEDKCWYRCKVLQVINHEKCQVLYIDYGNYETLNRSQIVEIPANLQFPSVAKKYRLWGLQISVNQDLNQFDQGKKFLNSLIFEKEVKIRWKDVCDDGTVLALAEYGVLNIGEEMVKKGFAERSRCPISSNTSQLRNAKTTPSLRSNRATPPASSRVKGGTGDMPLNSCNENNTANHVPFIKEKMMACDLNKTSNISLAKIKQEQKIIEENLRLKEENQNLKSTVDKLNCELEAKEKTHKETLSTYVGAIMRNLAVKFEKLKDIRHAAMSDCLEEDLSEAVKAVTEECLAVPPSLENLEKIWAEYNTAQEEIRSCKYKDEVQNLILQRNEMQQKLYCAVKEFIVEVDKLPISERLETLQRSQEYLEAVYGEAHEGESSERVFEEFFEWKCIKMEELNRVRSASDASLQDFVTCFNRIITFFDITSETLLKSEDSIFNMDDVLKRVDLGISQELDASLVEQDEADKQIILTVYNAVIQRIHQEQHLLNTVYHRYRDSVEFKAQIVAWLDQSPNIDDLLLVKKRLKNKKAQLRWKLVEKSNLEESEDYSESEMAKIKDEIAGLRNNIFQDIYQEQEEYEKLNHLVHRWFPELPLLHPEAGILKYMNSKGLLTVSLERDLLDAEPMKELSTKHSLVCSEFQGQKVLLKGYVVDINTETGVIKRAAEYHKAWRELKEESGLMHLMFLFLGRYEPLAYIMVPYYAGASLGALQRSIPLTPDEILKVMKGVARGLHTLHSANVVHGSLHESNVFAVNREQGIVGDFDFSKTVDQRVSVNYVLTNGLSLTSPEIKSGKPPSPASDMYAYGCLLYWLFVGNLELKRNSDGTPQMDENNLDDKIRSLLLALLCCDNRMTSEQVLQDDCFLLPSSSPVPPDEPEVEPAECGSGGESADTGIGSGDLLGSEPEPSSETAALDID encoded by the exons ATGGAGGAGGATTCACTATGTGATAAAG TTGAAAATGTAATTGGCTGCTTTGTGGAAGATGCAGTAACATTTTGGGCCCAG AACATGAATAGACATCGCGACATGTTGGACATCACCTGTGCTCTAACTGAAATTTGTCCTCAAGCCAACTCAGTTTTTGGTAATCCTGATCTTTCCAAG GTTTATGGTGGGTGCTTTTCTGAAGATAAATGCTGGTACAGATGTAAAGTGCTACAGGTTATCAATCATGAAAAG TGTCAGGTATTATATATCGATTATGGGAACTACGAGACTCTTAACCGGTCACAAATAGTAGAAATACCTGCGAACTTGCAGTTTCCTAGTGTGGCCAAAAAATACAGATTGTGGGGATTACAGATTTCAGTTAATCAAGATTTGAATCAGTTTGACCAG GGGAAGAAGTTCCTGAATAGcttgatttttgaaaaagaagtgAAAATAAGGTGGAAAGACGTATGTGATGATGGTACCGTTCTTGCCCTGGCAGAATATGGTGTACTAAATATTGGGGAAGAAATGGTTAAGAAAGGATTTGCTGAAAGATCCAGGTGTCCTATAAGCAGCAATACATCTCAGTTGAGGAATGCAAAAACAACACCTTCACTGAGGTCAAACAGAGCTACCCCTCCAGCAAGCAGTAGAGTTAAAGGGGGAACTggtgatatgcctctgaacagTTGCAATGAGAATAATACTGCAAATCATGTACCGTTTATCAA GGAAAAAATGATGGCTTGTGATCTGAACAAAACATCGAACATTAGCCTGGCAAAAATCAAACAAGAGCAAAAGATTATAGAGGAGAATCTAAGGCTGAAAGAAGAGAATCAGAATCTTAAATCAACGGTTGATAAGCTGAACTGTGAACTGGAG GCAAAGGAGAAAACTCATAAGGAAACATTGTCTACATATGTTGGAGCTATTATGAGAAATTTGGCTGTGAAGTTTGAGAAGCTCAAAGACATTAG GCATGCTGCTATGAGTGATTGCCTTGAAGAAGACCTTTCAGAAGCTGTAAAAGCAGTAACAGAAGAATGTCTCGCTGTTCCTCCCTCTTTGGAAAACTTGGAGAAGATTTGGGCAGAATATAACACTGCTCAGGAGGAAATACGCTCATGCAAATATAAG GATGAAGTACAAAACTTGATTCTTCAAAGAAATGAAATGCAGCAGAAGTTATACTGTGCAGTAAAAGAATTCATTGTGGAAGTAGACAAGTTGCCCATTTCTGAACGTCTAGAAACTTTACAG AGATCGCAAGAGTATTTGGAGGCTGTGTATGGAGAAGCTCATgaaggagagagttctgagagagtgtTTGAGGAGTTCTTTGAATGGAAATGCATTAAGATGGAGGAATTAAACCGTGTCAGAAGTGCTTCAGATGCCTCTCTGCAAGATTTTGTAACTTGCTTCAACAGGATAATTACG TTCTTTGACATAACATCAGAAACACTTTTGAAATCTGAAGATTCCATTTTCAACATGGATGATGTTCTCAAGAGGGTTGACTTGGGTATTTCTCAAGAACTGGATGCTTCCTTGGTA GAGCAAGATGAAGCTGATAAACAAATAATCTTGACTGTGTACAATGCAGTAATACAGAGGATCCACCAAGAGCAACATCTCCTGAATACAGTGTATCACAGATATCGGGACAGTGTTGAG TTCAAAGCACAGATTGTGGCGTGGCTGGATCAAAGTCCCAACATTGATGATTTGTTACTGGTTAAGAAGAGATTGAAAAACAAAAAGGCCCAGCTAAGGTGGAAGCTGGTTGAGAAGAGCAACTTGGAAGAA TCTGAGGATTACAGTGAGTCTGAAATGGCGAAAATAAAAGACGAAATTGCTGGACTACGTAATAATATCTTTCAGGATATATaccaagaacaagaagaatat GAGAAGCTTAATCACCTGGTGCACAGATGGTTCCCTGAGCTGCCACTCCTTCATCCAGAAGCAGGAATTCTGAAGTATATG AACTCAAAAGGCCTTCTCACAGTCAGTTTGGAGCGTGATCTTTTAGATGCTGAACCAATGAAGGAACTAAGCACAAAACACTCTCTAGTTTGCTCTGAGTTTCAAGGGCAGAAAGTCCTCCTAAAG GGTTATGTTGTAGATATTAATACAGAAACAGGAGTGATTAAAAGAGCAGCGGAGTATCACAAAGCCTGGAGAGAATTAAAGGAGGAATCTGGTTTAATGCATCTCATGTTCCTGTTCTTAGGCAGG TATGAGCCATTGGCATATATAATGGTCCCATATTATGCTGGAGCAAGTCTGGGTGCATTGCAGAGAAGCATTCCTTTAACTCCAGAC GAGATCTTGAAAGTAATGAAAGGAGTAGCCAGAGGTCTGCATACGTTACATTCAGCAAATGTGGTACATGGCTCGCTGCATGAAAGCAATGTGTTTGCTGTAAACCGGGAGCAAGGAATTGTTGGAGACTTCGATTTCAGCAAAACAGTG GATCAGCGTGTTTCAGTGAATTATGTGCTAACAAATGGTTTGAGTTTAACTTCTCCTGAAATAAAAAGTGGAAAGCCACCATCTCCAGCTTCAGATATGTATGCTTATGGCTGTTTACTTTACTGG ttgTTTGTTGGGAACCTGGAGTTAAAAAGAAACAGTGATGGAACTCCCCAGATGGATGAGAATAATCTG GACGATAAGATTAGATCTCTGCTTTTGGCTCTCCTCTGCTGTGACAATCGAATGACCTCCGAGCAGGTCCTGCAGGATGactgtttcctgctgccttcctcaAGCCCAGTTCCACCAGATGAACCAGAAGTTGAACCAGCTGAATGTGGAAGTGGAGGAGAGAGTGCAGATACTGGAATAGGATCTGGTGACTTGCTGGGTAGTGAGCCAGAACCTTCTTCAGAGACTGCAGCGCTAGATATTGACTAG